One region of Thunnus thynnus chromosome 14, fThuThy2.1, whole genome shotgun sequence genomic DNA includes:
- the hcar1-3 gene encoding hydroxycarboxylic acid receptor 2 has product MIIEMIVGLPGNIAAIWIFYFHMKSWKPHTLYLFNLVLADFLLLISVPFRIDTHLNGDNWVFGQVWCRINLFMLSVNRSASIAFMTTVALDRYFKVIHPHHSISRMTLTQAGKIAGLIWILVIALRIPLLTINLLHQHDNLALCRSFSSYEVPPLVIKVHYVAYIAEFFLPWFMLLFCSVRITSYLRQRQMNQQKSMWRAILAIGVISLVFTICFLPAIVTGLGGIYIKTFYPEDCTSYTRITQLFMVSISFTYLNSALDPVIYCFSSSMYRDALRSSMSHLCFVKKNVRPTSSVANNC; this is encoded by the coding sequence ATGATCATTGAGATGATAGTGGGCTTGCCAGGCAACATAGCAGCCATCTGgattttttatttccacatgAAGTCCTGGAAACCCCACACTCTCTATCTCTTTAATCTGGTTCTAGCTGACTTCCTGCTCCTCATCAGTGTGCCTTTCCGTATCGACACTCACCTGAATGGGGACAATTGGGTGTTTGGACAGGTCTGGTGCCGCATCAACCTCTTCATGCTGTCTGTCAATCGCTCTGCTAGTATTGCATTCATGACAACTGTGGCACTGGATCGTTACTTTAAGGTGATCCACCCACATCATAGCATCAGCCGTATGACCTTAACTCAGGCAGGGAAGATTGCAGGCCTGATCTGGATTTTGGTGATTGCCCTTCGGATTCCGCTGTTGACCATCAACCTCCTGCACCAGCATGACAACCTTGCCCTGTGTCGCAGCTTTAGCTCTTACGAAGTACCTCCTTTGGTGATAAAGGTGCACTATGTGGCCTACATTGCAGAGTTCTTCCTGCCCTGGTTCATGTTGCTGTTCTGCTCGGTCCGGATTACCAGCTACCTGCGCCAACGGCAGATGAACCAGCAGAAGAGCATGTGGAGAGCCATCCTAGCAATAGGGGTGATCAGTTTGGTGTTTACCATCTGCTTCCTGCCAGCTATAGTCACAGGCCTGGGTGGGATTTACATCAAGACGTTCTACCCCGAGGACTGCACATCCTACACACGGATCACCCAGCTCTTTATGGTGTCTATCAGCTTCACCTACCTAAACAGCGCATTGGACCCTGTCATCTACTGTTTCTCCAGCTCCATGTATCGTGACGCCCTCAGGAGCTCCATGAGTCACCTGTGCTTCGTGAAGAAGAATGTCAGACCAACAAGCAGCGTTGCCAATAACTGCTGA